From the genome of Streptomyces sp. V2I9:
GCCGCCGAGGGCACCGCCGCCGACCTCAAGTCCCGCGTCGGCGGCCACCGCCTCGACCTGGAGCTCACCAGCCGCGAGGACTACCTGCGGCTCGTGACGCGGGCCGTCCACCACTCCCCCGAGACGCTGACCTCGGCCTCCCCACCGACGGCTCGGCGGCACAGGTACGCGCCCTCCTGGACGAGATCGACCCCGACGGGCGGGCCGTCCGGCGCTTCAGCCTGCACACCGCGACCCTCGACGACGTCTTCCTGGCCCTGACCTCGACCGGCCCCACGGGCCCGCCCACGGCCGCCACGACGGCCTGCCCCACCGGCCGGAACGCGTCCACCGGCGGGAACACGTCCACCGCTCCGGAGGCATCCACCCATGTCTGACACCGCCGTCCGGCGCCGGAGCACCCCGGTCCGCCCCGCCGGCACATCCGCCGGAGCCCACGGGCCCGGCCCGCTCACCCACACCGCCGTCATGACCGCCCGCGCCCTGCGCCTCAGCAGCCGCACCGTCGACGCGCTGATCACGTCCCTGGCCCTGCCGATCATGCTGATGCTGATCTTCGTCTACTTCTTCGGCGGGGCGATCGACACCGGGACGGAGTACGACTCGTACGTCATGTACGTCGTTCCGGGCGTCCTGCTCCTGTCCGCCGGCTTCGGCGCGGCGACGACCGCCACCGCCGTCAGCGAGGACATGAAAGGCGGCGTCATCGACCGCTTCCGGTCCCTGGACGTGGGCGGTACGCCCGTGCTCGCCGGGCATGCGGCGGCCAGCACCGTCCGCAACCTCTGTGCTACCGCCCTGGTCTTCGGCGTCGCGCTGCTGATCGGCTTCCGCCCCGCCGCCACCTGGCGGGGCTGGCTCCTGGCGGCCGTCGTGCTGATCGCCTACATCGTGGCGCTGTCCTGGATCTCGGCGGCGATCGGCCTGCTCGCCCGGACCCCGGAGGCGGCGAGCGGCTTCACGTTCTTCATGTCGTTCCTGCCCTACCCGAGCAGCGCCTTCGTCCGGACCGAGTCGATGCCGGGCTGGCTGCACGGATTCGCCGACCACCAGCCGATCACCCCGGCCATCGAGTCGCTGCGCGGGCTGCTGCTCGGCGAGGAGATGGGCGGCACGCCCTGGATCGCGCTCGCCTGGGCCGCGGGGATGCTCGCCGTGGCGATCGCCGCGTCCGGGCCCCTGTTCCGCATCCGGACGCGCTGACCCGCACGGCGGACCGCACGGCCGGGCGGTCCGGCTCACCGCACGTCCGCGGACGCGACCGGGCGGTCCGGCTCAGAACACGTCCGGGCACCACGGCAGCCGCCCCGTGCGGAACACCGCGTCCGCCGTCGTCGCCGCACCCGCCCGCAGCTCCTCCGCCCGGCCCAGGTCCATCAGCCGCCGCACCGATTCGTCGCCCAGGTACAGCGTGGCCAACTCCGCCACGCCCAGGGCGAGATCGGCGCTCCGGGTGGTCGGGGCGCAGCGCGCGCCGCCGTCCGACGCCTCCAGCAGGAAACGGCCCCCGGCCAGACCCGCCGCGTCCCGGACCTCCAGGACGAGCGACGCCTCGACGGCGTAGGTCCGGGCCTCCAGCGTGCGCGGCACGTCCAGCAGCCGCAGCCACAGCCAGTCCGTGCTGGTGACCACGCGGGCCGCACGGGGATCGGGGAGCAGCAGCGGGAGCAGGTCGTCGGGGGCGCGGTAGCCCGAGCGGACCGCGGCGATCCAGTCGACCGAGCAGAGGTAGTGCCACAGGGCCCGCTCCGCCGCCGGGTTCAGCGCGATCATGTCCCGTACGGAGGCGGTGTTCCGCGGCTGCTTGGCGTCGTCCCACGTGTCGTCCACGCCGTAGGTCATCAGGCCGTCGATCTCGCCGCCGGCGTCGCGGTGCACCACGTAGAACGGCTCCGTCCACGTCTCGTGCGGTGCGCGGGGCGAGACGCCGGTGCTCTTCCGCCACCAGCGTTCGTTGCGGCTGACCACGCCGGGCTGCCGGGCCGCCAGCGCCGCGTGCACCTCGGGCCCGATCTCGCGGACGTCCGCGCCGTCCACCATCTCGATCCGGCCGCCGTCCG
Proteins encoded in this window:
- a CDS encoding ABC transporter permease, which produces MSDTAVRRRSTPVRPAGTSAGAHGPGPLTHTAVMTARALRLSSRTVDALITSLALPIMLMLIFVYFFGGAIDTGTEYDSYVMYVVPGVLLLSAGFGAATTATAVSEDMKGGVIDRFRSLDVGGTPVLAGHAAASTVRNLCATALVFGVALLIGFRPAATWRGWLLAAVVLIAYIVALSWISAAIGLLARTPEAASGFTFFMSFLPYPSSAFVRTESMPGWLHGFADHQPITPAIESLRGLLLGEEMGGTPWIALAWAAGMLAVAIAASGPLFRIRTR
- a CDS encoding GNAT family N-acetyltransferase, coding for MSLDVRTVTASEFPDWMRAVRAGFLTPTGMPDEELVAERLADADLSRVQGVFDAGRCVATFRSFAQQLTVVGGAAVEADAISGVTVAPTHRRRGLLSRMMATDLAAAKERGEAVASLIAAEYPIYGRYGFGPAARATQWEVSVHRAGLDPRRSGQPADGGRIEMVDGADVREIGPEVHAALAARQPGVVSRNERWWRKSTGVSPRAPHETWTEPFYVVHRDAGGEIDGLMTYGVDDTWDDAKQPRNTASVRDMIALNPAAERALWHYLCSVDWIAAVRSGYRAPDDLLPLLLPDPRAARVVTSTDWLWLRLLDVPRTLEARTYAVEASLVLEVRDAAGLAGGRFLLEASDGGARCAPTTRSADLALGVAELATLYLGDESVRRLMDLGRAEELRAGAATTADAVFRTGRLPWCPDVF